The following proteins are co-located in the Blastopirellula sediminis genome:
- a CDS encoding thioredoxin family protein, with protein MPKPVVLLLALGTFLLPIGVVVVMNADKIQLPEPPKPHEIQGKVYFFSAPWCGACKRAQPTYEQLRDEGYPIKKINVDNDQDLAMKYNIRSIPTFVYVRDGKEVGRTSSPGSVKMLFPWW; from the coding sequence ATGCCCAAACCGGTCGTTTTGCTGCTGGCCCTTGGTACGTTTTTGCTGCCCATCGGCGTTGTCGTCGTGATGAACGCCGACAAGATCCAGCTCCCAGAGCCTCCCAAGCCGCACGAGATCCAGGGAAAGGTCTACTTCTTCTCCGCGCCTTGGTGCGGAGCCTGCAAGCGAGCCCAGCCCACCTACGAACAACTGCGTGACGAGGGCTATCCGATCAAGAAGATCAACGTCGACAACGATCAGGACCTGGCGATGAAGTACAACATCCGCTCGATCCCGACCTTCGTCTACGTCCGCGACGGCAAAGAAGTTGGTCGAACCAGCTCGCCTGGATCGGTGAAGATGCTGTTTCCGTGGTGGTAA